A window of Candidatus Dojkabacteria bacterium contains these coding sequences:
- the recG gene encoding ATP-dependent DNA helicase RecG: protein MADEIQLQSPITAIPLIGPAQAGKLSRLGITTVNDLLYHFPVKYKDTSSIVTIEQAKTAGSGTVKITVDDIKMNFTRRGMVITRAVVRDESGSAGIVWFNQRFIVNSVKKGHDYFMELKLPNKPGAKDFYCNEYEEVQGEQKHLGKIVPYYDQTAGISSKWLRARMSTLQDKIDEIVTDPLPKAIIKEQGVVGLKEALHKIHFPASFEDVEVARKRLALDEMLGVARKLEKKKEETRGGSAQPIEVKGRALREFIGGLPFMLTNDQQKAIEEILGDIQKEQPMYRLLNGDVGSGKTIVAAIASYMTALNGRSTIIMAPTTILANQHYASLNSILDPEEINIQLLIAGQTLEPTMKSQIVVGTHAILFEEYLPDNTGLVIVDEQHRFGVKQREQLRQTASGLRPHYLTMTATPIPRTLANVVYGDMEVSQIREMPKDRLPIETHVVPSKKSADCYKWIHDRIVASKFDEQAFIIFPLVEESEKVDLKAATIAHEELSSSIFKELKVGLLHGRMKEEEKDKVLKDFRDKKYHVLVSTTVIEVGIDIPDASMVVIEHAERFGLAQLHQLRGRVGRGNKQSFCYVIPSPDVEFDSPAYERLNYFASHNSGFDVAEYDLISRGPGEVYGLKQSGLPDLKIADFNDVELLIKAREIARRLSS, encoded by the coding sequence ATGGCGGATGAAATTCAACTGCAATCTCCGATAACTGCCATCCCTCTGATCGGGCCTGCACAAGCGGGCAAATTGTCACGCTTAGGGATTACAACAGTAAACGACCTGCTTTACCATTTCCCTGTCAAATATAAAGACACCTCATCAATAGTGACTATCGAGCAGGCAAAAACTGCAGGCTCGGGCACAGTAAAGATTACAGTAGATGATATTAAGATGAACTTCACAAGGCGTGGCATGGTGATCACAAGGGCTGTAGTGAGAGATGAAAGTGGCAGCGCGGGCATCGTATGGTTTAACCAACGATTTATCGTAAACAGCGTCAAGAAAGGGCATGACTACTTTATGGAGCTGAAGCTCCCCAACAAGCCTGGCGCAAAAGATTTTTACTGTAACGAGTACGAGGAGGTGCAGGGCGAGCAGAAGCATCTGGGCAAGATTGTGCCGTACTATGACCAAACTGCTGGCATTAGCTCCAAATGGCTTAGGGCAAGGATGAGCACGCTGCAAGATAAGATCGACGAGATTGTCACCGACCCACTACCAAAGGCAATTATTAAGGAGCAAGGGGTAGTCGGCTTAAAAGAGGCACTGCACAAAATCCATTTCCCAGCGAGCTTTGAAGATGTCGAGGTGGCAAGAAAGAGACTCGCTCTAGATGAGATGCTAGGTGTCGCACGAAAGTTAGAAAAGAAGAAAGAGGAAACACGCGGCGGGTCAGCCCAACCTATAGAGGTAAAGGGTAGGGCGCTTCGGGAGTTTATAGGCGGATTGCCATTCATGCTTACAAATGATCAACAAAAAGCAATCGAAGAAATTCTTGGAGATATACAGAAAGAGCAGCCGATGTACCGGCTATTAAACGGAGATGTAGGCTCGGGCAAGACTATAGTGGCCGCGATCGCTTCATATATGACTGCGCTAAATGGCCGATCAACAATCATCATGGCTCCGACGACAATACTAGCCAATCAGCACTATGCTTCATTAAATTCAATCCTTGACCCGGAAGAGATTAACATCCAACTGCTGATAGCTGGCCAAACACTCGAGCCAACTATGAAATCGCAAATAGTCGTGGGAACACATGCAATCCTTTTCGAGGAGTATCTACCAGACAATACAGGACTGGTAATTGTGGATGAGCAGCATAGATTCGGTGTAAAGCAGCGCGAGCAACTTCGCCAAACGGCATCAGGGCTCCGACCACACTACCTTACCATGACCGCCACGCCTATTCCGCGCACTTTAGCAAATGTTGTCTACGGCGACATGGAAGTGTCACAGATCCGCGAGATGCCCAAAGATAGGCTACCCATCGAGACCCACGTCGTGCCATCAAAGAAATCTGCTGATTGCTACAAGTGGATCCACGATCGAATCGTTGCATCTAAGTTCGACGAGCAGGCATTTATCATATTCCCGCTAGTAGAGGAGTCAGAGAAAGTCGACCTTAAGGCTGCCACAATCGCCCATGAGGAGCTAAGCAGCTCGATCTTCAAAGAGCTAAAGGTGGGACTGCTGCACGGTCGGATGAAAGAAGAAGAGAAGGATAAGGTGCTGAAAGATTTTAGAGATAAGAAATACCACGTGCTTGTATCTACTACTGTGATTGAGGTTGGAATCGACATCCCTGACGCCAGCATGGTCGTAATCGAGCACGCCGAGAGGTTTGGTCTTGCTCAACTGCACCAGCTGAGGGGTAGAGTAGGGCGTGGCAACAAACAATCTTTCTGTTACGTCATCCCAAGCCCCGATGTTGAGTTTGATTCACCAGCCTATGAGCGACTAAACTATTTTGCATCTCATAATTCCGGCTTCGATGTAGCAGAGTATGATCTGATAAGTCGCGGCCCTGGAGAGGTATATGGTCTGAAGCAATCAGGGCTGCCAGACCTAAAGATAGCTGACTTCAACGACGTTGAGCTGCTGATAAAAGCTAGAGAGATCGCGAGACGACTCTCTAGCTAA